The Opitutales bacterium ASA1 genome window below encodes:
- the yicI gene encoding alpha-xylosidase, with the protein MKFTDGNWMLQPGVKAHYAAEAYDACAEERALVVRAPTRPIRHRGDTLEGPLLTVRLSSPLPDVIKVSIEHLRGEPERGPRIQVEDTRPAVVVRCDEGEASLRSGELTVCVARTNGWRVAFEAKGRVLTSSGFRGMGYVRHETLGAFVHEQLSLGVGECVYGLGERFTAFVKNGQVVETWNKDGGTGSDQAYKAVPFYLTNRGYGVLVDDTGPVSFEVASEKVSRVQFSVPGERLEYYLIHGPTPKDILRRLTALTGRPALPPAWSFGLWLTTSFTTDYDEPTVTSFIDGMAERDLPLHVFHFDCFWMKAFEWCNFQFDPKWFPDPAGLIDRLHRRGLKVCLWINPYIAQQSPLFDEGKAGGFFLRKADGGVWQSDQWQPGMAVVDFTNPAACAWFNGHLRRLLDAGVDAFKTDFGERIPTDVVYHDRSDPVRMHNHYAVIYNECVFRLLEEVRGRGEAVLFARSAAAGGQKFPVHWGGDCDSTFESMAESLRGGLSLSLCGFGFWSHDIGGFEGRPPAAIYKRWVAFGLMSSHSRLHGSSTYRVPWVYDDEACAVLRHFTKLKCRLMPYLYGAAVQAHREGVPMMRAMMLEFPGDPACDTLERQYMLGESLLVAPVLSAEGEVDYYLPSGRWSLFESGEIVEGGRWMRTRHDFFSLPLYVRENTVLAFGAVEDRPDYDYRAGVTFRIYALVDGAIRRCAVSDLQGRHAGGVEVRRSGDVYEISAESGAEGGWGVQLMGCAAVDKAEGGELEPAEGGVLVRAVPGVKHMRITCRRAAGSER; encoded by the coding sequence ATGAAGTTCACCGACGGCAACTGGATGCTCCAACCGGGCGTGAAGGCCCACTACGCCGCCGAGGCGTACGACGCGTGCGCCGAGGAACGCGCGCTCGTCGTGCGCGCGCCCACGCGCCCGATCCGCCATCGTGGCGACACGTTGGAGGGACCGTTGCTGACCGTGCGCTTGAGCTCACCTCTCCCCGACGTGATCAAGGTATCGATCGAACACCTGCGCGGCGAACCGGAGCGCGGGCCGCGTATCCAGGTGGAGGATACGCGGCCGGCGGTGGTCGTGCGTTGCGACGAAGGGGAGGCGTCGCTGCGGAGCGGCGAGTTGACCGTGTGCGTGGCGCGGACGAACGGCTGGCGAGTGGCCTTCGAGGCGAAGGGGCGGGTTCTCACGAGCAGTGGATTCCGCGGCATGGGGTACGTGCGCCACGAGACGCTGGGTGCCTTCGTGCACGAGCAGCTTTCACTGGGCGTGGGCGAATGCGTCTACGGCTTGGGCGAGCGTTTCACCGCGTTCGTGAAGAACGGACAAGTCGTGGAGACGTGGAACAAGGACGGTGGCACCGGCAGCGACCAAGCCTACAAGGCGGTGCCGTTCTACCTGACCAACCGCGGCTACGGCGTGTTGGTGGACGACACCGGGCCGGTTTCCTTCGAAGTCGCTTCGGAGAAAGTCTCGCGCGTGCAGTTCAGTGTGCCGGGCGAGCGTCTGGAGTATTATCTGATCCACGGACCGACGCCGAAGGACATCCTGCGCCGGCTCACGGCGTTGACCGGTCGACCGGCTCTGCCGCCGGCGTGGTCGTTCGGGCTGTGGCTCACCACCTCGTTCACGACCGATTACGACGAACCGACGGTGACGAGTTTCATCGACGGGATGGCCGAGCGGGATCTACCGCTGCACGTCTTCCACTTCGACTGCTTCTGGATGAAGGCGTTCGAGTGGTGCAATTTCCAGTTCGACCCGAAGTGGTTTCCCGATCCGGCGGGACTGATCGATCGCCTGCATCGGCGGGGGCTGAAGGTGTGTCTTTGGATCAACCCCTACATCGCGCAACAGTCGCCGCTGTTCGACGAGGGCAAGGCCGGTGGGTTCTTCCTGCGAAAGGCCGACGGCGGCGTGTGGCAGAGCGACCAGTGGCAACCGGGCATGGCGGTGGTGGACTTCACCAATCCGGCGGCGTGTGCGTGGTTCAACGGTCATCTGCGTCGCCTGCTCGATGCCGGTGTGGATGCCTTCAAGACCGATTTCGGGGAGCGCATCCCGACGGACGTCGTCTACCACGACCGCTCCGATCCGGTACGAATGCACAACCACTACGCGGTGATCTACAACGAGTGCGTCTTCCGTTTGTTGGAGGAGGTTCGGGGGCGAGGCGAGGCGGTGCTCTTCGCGCGTTCCGCGGCGGCGGGCGGACAAAAGTTTCCGGTGCACTGGGGCGGCGATTGCGACTCCACCTTCGAATCGATGGCGGAGAGCCTGCGGGGCGGACTCTCGTTGAGTCTGTGTGGCTTCGGATTTTGGAGTCACGACATCGGCGGCTTCGAAGGCCGACCGCCGGCGGCGATCTACAAGCGCTGGGTGGCGTTCGGATTGATGAGTTCGCACAGCAGGTTGCACGGTAGTTCGACCTATCGCGTGCCGTGGGTCTACGACGACGAGGCGTGTGCGGTGCTGCGACACTTCACGAAACTGAAGTGCCGACTCATGCCGTACCTGTACGGAGCGGCGGTGCAGGCGCACCGCGAAGGGGTGCCGATGATGCGAGCGATGATGCTGGAGTTTCCGGGCGACCCGGCCTGCGACACGCTGGAGCGCCAGTACATGCTCGGTGAATCCCTGCTCGTGGCCCCCGTCTTGTCGGCGGAAGGCGAAGTCGACTACTATTTGCCGTCGGGGCGCTGGTCGCTCTTCGAGAGCGGCGAGATCGTGGAAGGCGGACGCTGGATGCGGACGCGACACGACTTCTTCTCGCTTCCGCTCTACGTGCGGGAGAACACCGTGCTCGCTTTCGGTGCGGTGGAGGATCGGCCGGATTACGACTACCGCGCGGGCGTGACGTTCAGGATCTACGCGCTCGTCGACGGAGCGATCCGGCGGTGTGCCGTATCCGATTTGCAAGGACGGCACGCGGGCGGCGTCGAGGTGCGGCGCTCGGGCGACGTCTACGAGATCTCGGCCGAGTCCGGAGCCGAAGGCGGCTGGGGCGTGCAATTGATGGGGTGTGCGGCCGTGGACAAGGCCGAGGGTGGAGAGTTGGAACCGGCCGAGGGTGGCGTGCTCGTGCGCGCGGTGCCGGGGGTGAAGCACATGAGGATCACCTGCCGAAGAGCGGCGGGTTCGGAGCGCTGA
- a CDS encoding LacI family DNA-binding transcriptional regulator translates to MSESARRKKPIRAATLADVGRAAGVSAMAASAVLNNARTSSRISPETRDKILRAAEELRYRPNAAARALAARRMRTIGLATVFYRGAPNFYLLDVLDGILEATARLGQNATIFALRDWEEDTERLHDFCDGRIDGMLLIAPRIPAARVERLPPHLPFVFIHGSATAPGIVNIESDDLVGAEEIVMHLVGLGHRRILHVTGDPGLDESEHRIAGYRRALARAGIEFDPELVVASGFGAEAGRAAIGRWLEGWGRRPLPDAFFCASDAIAISCMEVLAGAGVRVPDDVSVVGFDDTTAARTCVPQLTTVRQPLRRIGARAVEALVESIDQRDAPQAKAVDERIVFPTQVVLRASTGPRPAAAVFAPQR, encoded by the coding sequence ATGAGCGAGAGCGCGCGCAGGAAAAAGCCGATCCGTGCCGCCACTTTGGCGGACGTGGGCCGCGCGGCCGGGGTCTCGGCGATGGCCGCATCGGCGGTGTTGAACAACGCGCGCACCTCTTCGCGGATCTCGCCCGAAACACGCGACAAGATTCTGCGCGCCGCCGAGGAGCTGCGTTACCGCCCCAATGCGGCGGCGCGTGCGCTGGCGGCGCGTCGAATGCGTACGATCGGTCTCGCGACGGTGTTCTATCGGGGTGCGCCGAATTTCTACCTGCTCGACGTGCTCGACGGTATTCTGGAGGCCACGGCACGACTCGGGCAGAACGCCACCATCTTCGCCTTGCGCGATTGGGAGGAGGACACGGAGCGCCTCCACGACTTCTGCGACGGTCGTATCGACGGGATGTTGTTGATCGCTCCGCGTATTCCGGCGGCCCGAGTGGAGAGACTGCCCCCGCACCTTCCGTTCGTCTTCATCCACGGCAGCGCCACGGCACCTGGGATCGTCAACATCGAGAGCGATGATCTGGTGGGTGCGGAAGAGATCGTGATGCATCTGGTGGGTTTGGGGCATCGGCGGATTCTGCACGTGACGGGTGATCCCGGCTTGGACGAGTCGGAGCATCGGATCGCGGGGTACCGACGGGCGTTGGCGCGGGCAGGGATCGAATTCGATCCGGAGTTGGTCGTGGCGTCCGGCTTCGGGGCCGAGGCGGGACGAGCCGCGATCGGCCGGTGGCTGGAGGGATGGGGACGCAGGCCACTCCCGGACGCGTTCTTCTGCGCGAGCGACGCGATCGCGATCAGCTGCATGGAGGTGCTGGCGGGAGCGGGCGTGCGGGTGCCGGACGATGTTTCGGTGGTGGGGTTCGACGACACTACGGCAGCTCGGACGTGTGTGCCGCAGCTCACGACCGTGCGACAGCCTCTGCGCCGCATCGGCGCGAGGGCGGTGGAGGCTCTGGTGGAGTCGATCGACCAACGCGACGCTCCACAGGCGAAGGCGGTCGACGAGCGGATCGTGTTTCCGACGCAGGTCGTGCTGCGGGCTTCGACGGGGCCGCGTCCTGCGGCTGCGGTCTTCGCGCCGCAACGATGA
- a CDS encoding HDOD domain-containing protein: protein MPELLSDQTLAEAVEQLPPAAAIIRRLLAALADPNSDIDDISRIIRVDTVLATQVLRLANSAHMGLRGSVTTVEEAVQQAGMTEIARLASALSAKQLSARQLALYRISPTLLWQHTLAVAVAAELLASRFLLDESSAYLAGLLHTIGIVTLDTVGSKRASPPLVVGTPLLAWEQRLFGTDNASVSQRVLTSLDLPARLADAVASRYTEPTPESIGEMRGLLYLASALAEKVPAGLPPETGLFKITDALLESLRLSREEWTDMELETAQRLSRLKAIF, encoded by the coding sequence ATGCCCGAACTGCTCTCCGACCAAACCCTCGCCGAAGCGGTCGAACAACTGCCTCCGGCCGCCGCCATCATTCGTCGACTCCTCGCCGCGCTCGCCGATCCCAACAGCGACATCGACGACATCAGCCGTATCATCCGAGTCGATACGGTCCTCGCCACCCAAGTGCTGCGCCTCGCCAACAGCGCCCACATGGGCCTGCGAGGGTCGGTGACCACCGTCGAAGAAGCCGTTCAGCAAGCCGGCATGACCGAGATCGCGCGGCTCGCCTCGGCTCTCAGCGCCAAACAACTCTCCGCCCGCCAACTCGCCCTGTATCGCATCTCGCCCACCCTCCTTTGGCAGCACACCCTCGCCGTCGCAGTCGCGGCCGAGCTCCTCGCCAGCCGCTTCCTGCTCGACGAGTCCAGCGCCTATCTCGCCGGCCTGCTCCACACGATCGGTATCGTCACCCTCGATACCGTCGGCTCCAAGCGCGCGTCCCCTCCGCTCGTCGTCGGCACGCCTTTGCTCGCATGGGAGCAACGTCTCTTCGGCACCGACAACGCCTCCGTCAGTCAACGCGTGCTCACCTCGCTCGACCTGCCCGCTCGCCTCGCGGACGCCGTCGCCTCTCGCTATACCGAACCCACCCCCGAATCGATCGGCGAAATGCGGGGCTTGCTCTACCTCGCCAGCGCGCTCGCCGAAAAGGTACCCGCGGGACTTCCACCGGAAACAGGACTCTTCAAGATCACCGACGCGCTACTCGAGTCGCTCCGCCTCTCGCGCGAGGAATGGACGGACATGGAACTCGAAACCGCCCAACGCCTCTCGCGACTCAAGGCGATCTTCTGA